GTCTTTTCAGCTTGTTTTCGGAGTATTAAGGTCATTTTACAATACTTTTACACCTACAGCCAATGACCACAATGAACGTAGCTTTTAGATGGCAAATAATCGCATGCGTTACAACGTTAAATCATTTTTTGTTAGTGAATGGCtattattactactttatttagTGTTTATTATATGCTATTTAGCCAAGTGACACCAGATGGCGACTCACACCAATATCCAATGTTGTCTGACATATATACGGTGGCCGACAAGGGCAAAcgctgcaaaaataaaataaatgtaatgtttaatgcgcttgttttgtgtgtgttattaatCTACCAGTTTTTGAGTGATTGCAGCACAtttaatttgcagcatttccgcattgcatttgttttgttggtgtttgtgtggttttggttttggatgcccgcgaccctaatgaggaagaagcggtatagagaatggatggatggatggatggttttggATGAATTCTGTGTTTGAAGCGTTCttgaaataatatatttatctTTATAGTCACGACAAACAGGAGACCGACGAAGTGGTGCAGTTACAAGAAGGTGAGAACTTTTATTTCCACGctgtcagtatattatgaaaaatCCAAATGCTTATTATTATGGGTCGGTGGTGAACTGCGCTGAAATCCAGACTTCCACTTTGTAGTTCTGTCATTATTATTTACCCAACTGCTTATTAATGGGTATTGCATACAATCTCAGATGGGAAGTAATGCACATGTAGCAAGAACGTTTTGAACATCTATTaagttaaaatgtttattattgtggctttCCATTGGTAGAAAATTGTCACACcgagaggtgtttctaatatttggattttttttttttttttagctggcCAACATACTATAAACTCATTACTTAACCATAACGTATTTAATATAGTGCATTTGTACTATTACTCAAAAGTAATACTATTTAGACATATGTTGGACTTAAATATGCCTGCTTTCTGTCTGTTGCATGTTGCAGGAGAAGCAGAGGAGCGGTCAGGAGGGACCATCGCCGGTGTCCCACAGGGTGCTTTCACTGACCACAATGTCCAGTACCAGTTCCGCACAGAAAATAGCGGAGGGCAGGTAAGCATCTGATATCAACATGGTTCAGTTCAACAGAGAGTGTGTTCAAAGATGGCTATGGCTAAAAAACACTGCTTTACAGCCCGTAGCTTGTTTGACGTCGTCTTTTGATACCTCTTTGTAGGTGACCTATCGTGTAGTTCAACTGGCAGACGACAGCATTGACTCATCAGGTGACGGCACTGGGGCTGTTAGCGTCGTCTCTACTGCAGCCTTTCCAGGAGCGCCACAAGCCGTGACACAGGTGGGCGACAGAAACAAGTGTctactaaagcaggggtgtccaacctttttccagtaagggccgcatactgaaaatttaaaaaagatgcAGGGgccgcttttacatttttttgttttagaccAAATATACACATATCTGTGAATTTGCAAGGACAcaactgtgattttttttttttgttgttggtaaCTTATTTATCTGTGAGAAGGGCAAAATCTTAACACCAGTGCACCATGACACCCACTGGCTAAATGTTACTGGTTAACATCATGtctttatttgttatcatcatccaGGCTGTAATCCAGAACCCTTTCAGTAACGGCGGAAGCCCTGTCGGTGAGACAGTCGGAGGGGAGACACGTTTCGCCTATTTTCCCGCCGCCGCTGTCAGCGACGGTACAGCCACAGCCGTGTCAGTGCAGGCCGCCGCTGACCCAACCATCACACAAGGAGCCGGTAAGTTTACACACTTTTACTCCCCATATCTAGCAAAATGTGACCTCCACAGAGTGTATACCGTACAATGTTAAATCCTACCCATGGCCGCCAATAGCATGACAATGTAATTCACGTTATGGACCGCATTGGCGGTGTTGATCTGCATAAATTCAGCACACCTTTTGATTTTTGACATTTGCTTCCAGGCCAGTTTTACGTCATGATGACCCCACCCGAGGTGCTGCAGTCGGCGAGCCAACGGACGATCGCACCACGTACACACACTTTCCCAGCGTAAGTACATGAAGCCTATTCGCACTTGACACAAAAGTCCCCCCTAAAATCACCACATCCCCCGTCAACACACGGCCACTCTTTGAGCCCAACCTTTTCAAACCCCTCCAAAACTTCCCATTTATTCCCTTTCTGTATTAATTCTCTCTAATCATGATTTGTACAAGacgagatggaaaaaaaaaaaaaaacctggagATTATTCTTAAATGATCAAACATCTGAAAACCACACTGTGTCCTACTTACCTGCCATCCCCAGAGACCTTGATGAAAGCGAGATGTTGCAGCATGGCAGCACAAACTGGTGAGGAGAACTTTCAACATTCGACCCCATGCT
The DNA window shown above is from Dunckerocampus dactyliophorus isolate RoL2022-P2 chromosome 20, RoL_Ddac_1.1, whole genome shotgun sequence and carries:
- the usf2 gene encoding upstream stimulatory factor 2 isoform X2; the encoded protein is MDMLEQSVDSSASHDKQETDEVVQLQEGEAEERSGGTIAGVPQGAFTDHNVQYQFRTENSGGQVTYRVVQLADDSIDSSGDGTGAVSVVSTAAFPGAPQAVTQAVIQNPFSNGGSPVGETVGGETRFAYFPAAAVSDGTATAVSVQAAADPTITQGAGQFYVMMTPPEVLQSASQRTIAPRTHTFPAKVDGPRAPRDERRRAQHNEVERRRRDKINNWIVMLSKIIPDCNIDSRTGASKGGILSKACDYIRELRQNNQRLQESYKEVERIELDNELLRQQLEELKSDNALLRAQLQQHGVEVNGDATPQ
- the usf2 gene encoding upstream stimulatory factor 2 isoform X1, with translation MDMLEQSVDSSASHDKQETDEVVQLQEGEAEERSGGTIAGVPQGAFTDHNVQYQFRTENSGGQVTYRVVQLADDSIDSSGDGTGAVSVVSTAAFPGAPQAVTQAVIQNPFSNGGSPVGETVGGETRFAYFPAAAVSDGTATAVSVQAAADPTITQGAGQFYVMMTPPEVLQSASQRTIAPRTHTFPADLDESEMLQHGSTNWKVDGPRAPRDERRRAQHNEVERRRRDKINNWIVMLSKIIPDCNIDSRTGASKGGILSKACDYIRELRQNNQRLQESYKEVERIELDNELLRQQLEELKSDNALLRAQLQQHGVEVNGDATPQ